One Paraburkholderia flagellata genomic window carries:
- a CDS encoding LysR substrate-binding domain-containing protein: MNFTHLFAFYEVACAGSLSGGAQRLRVSQPAVSREVKELEERLGIVLFDRLPRGVSLTHAGQILFDYAQRIFTLAEAARSELNEVAGLSAGHLKIGASATVGVYLVPGIIAEFNARYPKVSIELTVTNTQEVASGLGDGSFTLGFIEGPYDAARLNAQHFGADEIVLAAAADNRQQTGPLLARDLATQAVILREPGSGTRAVVEDAYRRAGLAMTPAMSVSDTEAIKRMLIAQRALAYVSALSIREEVARGALRVLDVADLRIERALNLVWLKGRSLAPSAQAFFDLAIGNAARSH; encoded by the coding sequence ATGAATTTTACTCACCTGTTTGCGTTCTACGAGGTCGCCTGTGCGGGCAGCTTGAGCGGGGGCGCCCAGCGCCTTCGGGTCAGCCAGCCGGCGGTCAGCCGCGAAGTCAAGGAGTTGGAGGAGCGTCTTGGCATAGTGCTGTTCGACAGACTGCCCCGGGGTGTATCGCTCACCCATGCGGGGCAGATTCTGTTCGACTACGCGCAGCGGATTTTCACGCTTGCCGAAGCGGCCCGCTCCGAGCTGAACGAGGTAGCCGGCCTGAGCGCAGGACACCTGAAGATTGGTGCAAGCGCAACTGTTGGCGTGTATCTGGTGCCAGGCATCATTGCCGAATTCAACGCGCGCTACCCGAAGGTCAGCATCGAGCTGACGGTCACCAATACGCAGGAAGTCGCAAGCGGTCTGGGCGACGGCAGTTTCACGCTCGGCTTCATCGAGGGCCCGTACGACGCGGCGCGCCTGAACGCGCAGCATTTTGGCGCCGACGAAATCGTACTTGCAGCCGCAGCGGACAATCGGCAACAAACCGGGCCACTCCTTGCGCGCGATCTCGCGACCCAAGCCGTTATTCTGCGCGAACCGGGATCGGGCACGCGAGCGGTGGTGGAAGATGCGTATCGGCGCGCCGGGCTAGCGATGACGCCTGCGATGTCGGTGAGCGACACGGAGGCTATCAAACGCATGCTGATCGCGCAGCGCGCCTTGGCCTACGTGTCTGCACTCAGTATCCGGGAAGAAGTTGCACGCGGCGCACTGCGCGTGCTCGATGTCGCCGATTTGCGCATCGAGCGGGCGCTGAATCTCGTCTGGCTCAAGGGGCGCTCGCTTGCGCCGAGCGCCCAGGCCTTCTTCGATCTGGCCATTGGGAACGCCGCGAGATCGCACTGA
- a CDS encoding LysR substrate-binding domain-containing protein, which yields MAMIDLNDLYYFSVVVEKRGFSAAAEAIGVPKGTLSKRLRALEQALGLRLANRTTRKFSLTEAGTDFHAHCLRVMNEVRNAEQAAQARLSEPVGRVRVTCATGIVRMALDELLPPFLAAHPKIDLDLLTSSRYVDIVEEGYDIALRSHTEPLQSSTLIARPVAQTRVVLVAGPMFFAHGPPAEPYELEGVAGMQLTRRDSGSTWLLHASDGRTATVSYHPRIRCNDAPIAKLAARAGLGVVALPAPMCKAELTDGRLVRVLPDWHIPRGTLSLVFPSQRGMTQAMRALLDYLAEALPAFLND from the coding sequence ATGGCCATGATCGACCTCAATGATCTGTATTACTTTTCGGTCGTGGTCGAGAAGCGTGGCTTTTCCGCTGCGGCAGAGGCAATCGGGGTGCCGAAAGGCACGCTCAGCAAACGTCTGCGCGCCCTCGAGCAGGCGCTGGGCCTGCGCCTCGCGAATCGCACGACGCGCAAGTTTTCGCTGACCGAGGCGGGAACGGACTTTCATGCGCACTGCCTGCGCGTAATGAACGAAGTCCGAAATGCCGAGCAGGCCGCGCAGGCGCGGCTGAGCGAGCCCGTCGGCCGCGTGCGTGTCACTTGCGCGACGGGCATCGTTCGCATGGCGCTCGATGAACTGTTACCGCCGTTTCTCGCCGCGCATCCGAAGATCGATCTCGATCTGCTGACCTCCAGCCGCTACGTCGACATCGTCGAAGAGGGCTACGACATCGCGCTGCGAAGCCACACGGAGCCGTTGCAAAGCTCCACACTGATCGCGCGCCCGGTCGCGCAGACGCGCGTGGTGCTCGTTGCCGGCCCCATGTTCTTTGCGCACGGGCCGCCCGCCGAGCCGTACGAACTGGAAGGCGTAGCCGGCATGCAGTTGACGCGCCGCGACAGCGGCAGCACATGGTTGCTGCATGCATCGGATGGCCGCACCGCGACCGTTTCCTATCATCCACGAATTCGCTGCAACGACGCACCGATCGCGAAACTTGCCGCGAGAGCCGGCCTTGGCGTCGTGGCCCTTCCCGCGCCCATGTGCAAGGCAGAGCTTACCGACGGCCGGCTGGTGCGCGTCTTGCCCGACTGGCACATTCCACGCGGCACGCTCAGTCTCGTCTTCCCCTCCCAACGAGGCATGACACAGGCGATGCGCGCCCTTCTCGACTATCTCGCCGAAGCCCTACCCGCTTTTCTGAACGACTGA